A single genomic interval of Aureliella helgolandensis harbors:
- a CDS encoding YgiQ family radical SAM protein, with translation MQLPVLGEAKIADRFLTNLPQTCGPTGKVALQPLPMSMQEARDRGWDELDVVIVTGDAYIDHPSFAMSILGRVLEAAGYRVGIISQPDWHSCEDWKRFGRPRLFFGISAGNMDSMINHYTANRKVRNDDAYSPGGRIGLRPDRATLSYCQRAREAFKGVPVIAGGVEASLRRLAHYDFWSDKVRKSVLLDCKADLLVFGMGENAIVELAQRLEAGESVKDLRDMRGVAYALGASETAPEDVLALPSYEEVVADKLQFAEATRIIHQETNPYNARRLIQQHGTQAIVVNPPQLPISETAMDRIYGLPYTRRAHPSYTESIPAFQMIKDSVTIMRGCFGGCTFCSITAHQGRAIQSRSKQSIIGEIENLAQDKQFKGTVSDIGGPTANMYQMKCTKPEVEAKCRRQSCVHPKICKLLGVDHQPVIELMRESREVKGVKKVLVASGVRMDLARQSPEYIRELTKHHVGGHLKVAPEHVDPEVLFKMRKPANDDFEYFTEIFKEESKEAGKKQYLIPYFIASHPGSDLEAMINLAVFLKQNGYKPDQVQDFIPAPLDVATCMYYTGIDPFTKKPVFIAKGLRDRKTQRALMQFFKTENYFEVREALRQAGRTDLIGDGCDALIPSQPPREARIRRQNDANKRFRGEYVHTIPNAAKAEDGSAADKKQSKKQRRSRNSKGYRPGRKGAQ, from the coding sequence ATGCAACTTCCCGTACTTGGCGAAGCAAAAATTGCCGATCGCTTCCTTACGAACCTACCGCAAACCTGCGGGCCGACTGGCAAAGTGGCGTTGCAACCACTCCCCATGTCAATGCAGGAAGCTCGGGATCGCGGCTGGGATGAATTGGACGTCGTCATCGTGACCGGCGATGCCTACATCGATCACCCGAGCTTTGCGATGAGCATCCTGGGCAGGGTCCTTGAGGCGGCTGGATATCGCGTTGGGATTATTTCCCAGCCCGACTGGCATTCGTGTGAGGATTGGAAGCGTTTTGGCCGCCCACGTCTGTTCTTCGGCATCAGCGCCGGGAACATGGACTCCATGATCAATCACTACACGGCCAATCGCAAAGTCCGCAACGACGATGCCTACTCACCGGGTGGGCGGATTGGACTGCGTCCCGATCGAGCCACGTTGAGCTATTGCCAGCGAGCTCGCGAAGCTTTCAAGGGAGTGCCAGTAATTGCCGGGGGTGTTGAGGCCTCGCTGCGCAGATTGGCGCACTACGATTTCTGGAGTGACAAAGTCCGCAAAAGTGTCCTGTTGGATTGCAAAGCCGATTTGCTGGTCTTCGGCATGGGAGAGAACGCCATTGTCGAATTGGCACAGCGGTTGGAAGCTGGTGAGTCGGTCAAGGATCTGCGCGACATGCGAGGCGTGGCCTATGCCCTGGGTGCATCGGAAACAGCACCGGAAGATGTCTTAGCTCTCCCCAGCTACGAGGAAGTCGTGGCCGACAAACTGCAGTTTGCCGAGGCCACTCGCATCATCCACCAAGAGACCAATCCCTACAACGCGCGACGCCTAATCCAACAGCATGGAACGCAAGCCATCGTCGTCAATCCTCCGCAATTGCCGATCTCAGAAACCGCCATGGATCGAATCTATGGGCTGCCGTATACCCGGCGTGCGCACCCCAGCTACACCGAGTCGATCCCTGCCTTCCAAATGATCAAGGACTCCGTCACGATTATGCGTGGCTGTTTCGGGGGCTGCACCTTTTGCTCCATCACCGCACATCAGGGACGGGCTATTCAGTCGCGGAGCAAGCAGAGCATCATTGGTGAAATCGAGAACTTGGCTCAAGACAAACAATTTAAAGGAACGGTCAGCGATATTGGTGGCCCCACCGCCAACATGTATCAAATGAAATGTACGAAACCTGAGGTCGAGGCCAAGTGCCGTCGCCAATCGTGCGTGCACCCCAAGATTTGTAAGTTGCTGGGAGTCGATCACCAACCCGTCATTGAACTCATGCGGGAATCGCGCGAAGTCAAAGGGGTCAAAAAAGTGCTGGTCGCCAGCGGCGTTCGCATGGATCTGGCCCGCCAGAGTCCCGAGTACATTCGCGAATTGACCAAGCACCACGTCGGCGGACACCTGAAGGTTGCACCTGAGCACGTCGACCCCGAGGTCTTGTTCAAAATGCGCAAGCCGGCCAACGATGACTTCGAGTACTTCACCGAAATCTTCAAAGAGGAGTCGAAGGAGGCAGGCAAGAAGCAGTACTTAATTCCATATTTCATCGCCAGTCACCCCGGTAGTGATCTGGAAGCGATGATCAACCTGGCTGTATTCCTCAAGCAGAATGGCTACAAGCCCGATCAAGTCCAGGACTTCATCCCCGCACCTCTGGATGTCGCCACTTGCATGTACTACACCGGCATCGATCCCTTCACCAAGAAACCAGTGTTTATTGCTAAGGGACTGCGAGATCGCAAGACGCAGCGCGCACTGATGCAGTTCTTCAAAACCGAAAACTACTTCGAAGTTCGCGAAGCCCTTCGGCAAGCTGGCAGGACCGATTTAATCGGTGATGGCTGCGATGCCCTGATCCCCTCGCAACCTCCCCGCGAAGCGCGCATACGTCGTCAGAATGATGCCAACAAGCGCTTCCGTGGCGAGTATGTGCACACGATACCCAACGCCGCTAAGGCCGAGGATGGGAGTGCTGCAGATAAAAAGCAGTCGAAAAAGCAACGCCGCAGTCGCAATTCAAAGGGCTACCGTCCGGGTCGAAAAGGGGCGCAGTAG
- a CDS encoding nucleoside monophosphate kinase, whose product MNPETPPIQPVDLEIKDAQLIFNAVWEELKEQYGRVNLRFPKELILLGGAPGSGKGTHTAFVMQARGLTCKPIVVSDLLTSPEAVALKDRGGMVGDKEVINILLRRLLDEEFRDGAILDGFPRTRVQVECLKMLVDNVNKLHKDFADTEFAINFRRPTIHAMVLFVTEKTSVQRQLFRGRQIAKHNQEVEETGVGKLLPLRSTDLQSETAKHRYRVFKEQTWSALQSLKEIYHYHFVNAEGPIEEVEANILRELQYQSSLELHARTYDRLRPLPLAEDIVLHARQQLVNRLDSYELENTDLFIRVVNMLQSKFMPIIQRHALSGRAQVNTEDSLFHNPLALSMLIDIFSERGYHAVVDKHIQSIPERVNLETGSIDHREKIVYRVQINFKGSQIRRG is encoded by the coding sequence ATGAATCCTGAAACACCCCCAATTCAGCCAGTGGATCTTGAAATCAAAGATGCGCAACTGATTTTTAATGCAGTCTGGGAGGAACTCAAAGAGCAATACGGTCGAGTGAATCTACGCTTCCCCAAGGAGTTGATCCTATTGGGTGGTGCTCCGGGCTCAGGCAAGGGGACCCACACGGCCTTCGTGATGCAAGCTCGCGGGCTGACCTGCAAGCCCATCGTCGTCAGCGACCTACTCACCTCACCGGAAGCGGTCGCTCTCAAAGATCGCGGTGGCATGGTGGGTGACAAAGAAGTCATCAACATCCTCTTGCGACGCCTGCTGGACGAAGAGTTTCGAGATGGGGCCATCCTCGACGGCTTTCCCAGGACGCGGGTCCAGGTTGAATGCCTGAAGATGCTCGTGGACAACGTCAACAAGCTCCACAAAGACTTTGCCGATACCGAGTTTGCTATTAATTTTCGGCGGCCCACCATTCACGCAATGGTCTTGTTCGTCACCGAGAAAACCAGTGTGCAGCGGCAATTGTTTCGCGGACGGCAAATTGCCAAACACAATCAGGAAGTCGAGGAAACGGGAGTCGGCAAGCTGCTCCCCCTCCGCTCCACGGATTTGCAATCGGAAACCGCCAAGCACCGCTATCGCGTCTTCAAAGAACAAACCTGGAGCGCTCTGCAATCCCTCAAAGAAATCTACCACTACCACTTTGTCAATGCAGAAGGGCCCATCGAAGAGGTCGAAGCCAACATCCTACGCGAACTTCAATACCAGAGCTCGCTTGAACTCCATGCGCGAACCTACGATCGCCTGCGACCGCTTCCACTGGCCGAAGACATCGTCCTCCACGCCAGGCAACAACTCGTTAATCGACTCGACAGCTATGAACTCGAAAACACCGACCTCTTCATCCGCGTGGTGAACATGCTGCAGTCGAAGTTCATGCCCATCATCCAACGCCACGCCCTCTCCGGTCGCGCCCAAGTCAACACCGAAGACTCACTGTTCCACAATCCACTCGCCCTCTCCATGCTCATTGATATTTTCTCCGAACGTGGATATCACGCGGTAGTCGATAAACATATCCAATCGATCCCAGAACGAGTCAACCTGGAGACCGGCAGCATCGATCACCGCGAAAAAATTGTCTACCGCGTCCAAATCAATTTCAAAGGCTCCCAAATCCGTCGCGGTTGA
- the queC gene encoding 7-cyano-7-deazaguanine synthase QueC yields MTISKPAVVLLSGGLDSTTVAAIAQAEGFEVHAISFHYGQRHLFELDRARQTAQRLQLAEHIVFDVDLARFGGSALTSDLAVPKHESADEIGTAIPITYVPARNTVFLSLALAYAETLAASDIFIGVNALDYSGYPDCRPEYIAAFETLANLATQAGVEGTMRLKIHTPLIALTKAQIIARGLELGVDYSQTISCYDPRPNMAPCQHCDACLLRIRGFEQNGLRDPSLTGLSI; encoded by the coding sequence GTGACTATTTCCAAGCCAGCCGTCGTCTTGCTCAGCGGCGGCCTCGACTCCACGACCGTTGCCGCCATCGCCCAAGCGGAAGGTTTCGAAGTGCACGCCATTAGCTTCCACTATGGCCAACGTCATCTGTTCGAACTCGATCGCGCCCGCCAAACGGCCCAGCGATTGCAATTGGCTGAGCATATCGTGTTCGATGTCGACTTGGCGCGCTTTGGTGGCTCCGCCTTGACGTCAGACCTCGCCGTCCCCAAGCATGAGTCTGCCGATGAAATTGGCACTGCGATCCCCATTACCTACGTCCCCGCTCGCAACACGGTCTTTCTATCACTCGCCTTAGCCTACGCGGAGACTCTCGCCGCAAGCGATATCTTCATCGGTGTCAATGCGCTCGACTATAGTGGCTACCCCGACTGTCGCCCTGAATACATCGCTGCCTTTGAAACGCTGGCAAACCTGGCGACCCAAGCGGGCGTAGAAGGAACCATGCGACTGAAAATCCACACTCCCTTAATCGCACTCACCAAAGCGCAAATCATCGCGCGGGGACTGGAGCTAGGTGTCGATTACTCCCAAACGATCAGCTGCTACGACCCGCGGCCGAATATGGCCCCCTGTCAGCACTGTGATGCTTGTTTATTGCGCATTCGTGGTTTCGAGCAAAACGGATTGCGCGACCCGAGCCTTACCGGTTTGTCGATTTAA